Genomic window (Cucumis sativus cultivar 9930 chromosome 2, Cucumber_9930_V3, whole genome shotgun sequence):
GCGGAAAGCAAGTTTGTTGCGAAAAGCTTACGAGCTTTCCACATTGTGTGATGTTCGTGTTTGTGTGGTTGTTCATGGCCCTAACCAATCAAATGACCAATCTCCACTCCAACTTCACACATGGCCGCCCTCTGCTGATGAAGTCAATAACATGATTGCTTCTTACAAAACTAATTGTCTCTACAAACGTGTTCGCAAGTCATTCGGTCTTATCGATTTCTTCTccgaaagaaagaagaaggtcGAAACTGATATGTCCAAGCTTCGTAAGGATGTTTCTGAAGAaaggtaattataattatagttaAATATGCATGTTTGGATTTACTATTTGTTTATAGTTTAACAATCTTTGTGTGagttaatttgttattatattatgaatGTTGATTAGGTTTCCAAGTTGGGATGAACGTCTAGATCATCTCTTAGAAGATCAATTACGAGTTTTAATGGTGGAATTGGATTCAAAGATCGAGATAGCGAAGAAAAGGATTGAGATAGCAACGGagaataattataatgttGAGGAGGGGACGTCAGTGGAGAGTAGCGGCCAAACCCTAAATGCAAACATGAAGTGTAAACAAGTAATGGGATTTGATCATGAAGAGGAAAGTACTGATTATGGGATGTTTGGAATTAGGTCATCAATGGAGCAAACACAAGGCATAATGCCAttccatcatcatcatcatcatcatcatcaacaacaacaacttCAAACAATGGCACAAAGCTGTCTTCAAATGGATCATGAGATTGAGAATTTGTCTCCATTCCTATTTGGATCTAATGGGTCAGCACCACAATTTCAGTTAAGTTATGGAAGTAATACTAACAATTGTTTCCAAAACTACCCTCATAGTTTTTACAATGATCCAACAAATGGGATGATTATGGAGAACACACAAAGCTACTCATCAATGTGCCATTATGGAGTTCCATTTGGTGCACAATCAGTTGTTCCAATATCATATATGCAAATGCAACAACTCACTGCCGGCGCTGAGGATCAGATGATGATGGGTTATGCTTCAACCTCTCAAATGGCTTTGCCCAATACTGCTTCTTCTCAAGTGATCAATGATCCATTTGATTTCTACAATAGCTATGAGTATTTGATGAAGCCTAACAACTTCTAAAGCCATGATTAATTAGTTCAAAGGCTAATTTGAAGTAGAAATAGTTCATTTGTATCTTTGTTTGTTGATCACTAATATAGCTCTAAGTTGTAATGATTTTGGATATATATCATTTCTGATCTCAATTGCTATTCCTTTTGGTTGgaagttttgatatttgagGATTTTCTTAATTGGTTTTTGATTTGAGTAATGGATCTGAGATCTCGAtattatttagagaaaatatttacaaatacttattattggattaaaaaaattatacaataatGTCTTATCCCTATTAACTCCATTtgtcattaaaataaatataagaaggTTGATTTAGATTTGTCTTAccatttataaaatgattataccatattttccttatttattgAAAGACTTCTTGatactttatttcttttttcctatgAATGatcattatattaaaattgacattCCACGATTTAAGGTtataagattaattttatcattttcaaaattaatttgaattcaattccAATCATATGGTTGCTTGATGTATAATTTGAATAAAgcacatttatttatttataaatagtaaGATGTCAACTAAGTggtaattaatataaattaaacaaaaaaatattaaattaaattaaaattattaatcaaatttagaatGGTAAGTAAatgtgaaaattgaaaaggttgAATCGGGGgctaattttgtaaattcttATAGAGAAAAACCCTAGTTCTTATTTCCATCAATATTTCCCcacatttcttccatttcagCACAGCCCCTACCTCGACATCCATTCCTCACGATTCTTCAAATTTGCTTTTGAATCTTTTTGTTGTGAGACTGATTCGTTTTTTTCTTGAAGAGAAGGGGTAATCGCAATGGTGGACGTCGAGGAGGAAAACGGAGAAGATAAGTTAAATGGTGTTGCTAGTTCGAGTGGATTTTTCGGCAAATTGGAACACAAGTACAGAGAAATCAAAGAGAATGCAGAAAAGTATCCTTATGTGTGGGGATCATACATTGTCGTCTATGGCGGAATTTTTCTTTGGGCTGGGTATAGATGGAGAAAGCTTCGGAAGACGGAGGACAGAGTACGCATTTTACAAGAGAAGCTTCGAAAACATTATGAAGCACAAGAATCATCTATCAAACAATCAGCAAATTCAGTTGATAAAACTTCAACTCCTTCCAAGCAGTAGCCAGATTTTGAATacgttcttcttcttcttcttcttcttctaaagaTAATGGTTAGATTTTGTATCTCATTTGTTCTGCTGTTAGGTtctgattttgttttaatttaatgggGATCCC
Coding sequences:
- the LOC105434745 gene encoding floral homeotic protein DEFICIENS encodes the protein MGRGKLSMKLISNEKSRKTTFHKRKASLLRKAYELSTLCDVRVCVVVHGPNQSNDQSPLQLHTWPPSADEVNNMIASYKTNCLYKRVRKSFGLIDFFSERKKKVETDMSKLRKDVSEERFPSWDERLDHLLEDQLRVLMVELDSKIEIAKKRIEIATENNYNVEEGTSVESSGQTLNANMKCKQVMGFDHEEESTDYGMFGIRSSMEQTQGIMPFHHHHHHHHQQQQLQTMAQSCLQMDHEIENLSPFLFGSNGSAPQFQLSYGSNTNNCFQNYPHSFYNDPTNGMIMENTQSYSSMCHYGVPFGAQSVVPISYMQMQQLTAGAEDQMMMGYASTSQMALPNTASSQVINDPFDFYNSYEYLMKPNNF
- the LOC101213780 gene encoding uncharacterized protein LOC101213780, which translates into the protein MVDVEEENGEDKLNGVASSSGFFGKLEHKYREIKENAEKYPYVWGSYIVVYGGIFLWAGYRWRKLRKTEDRVRILQEKLRKHYEAQESSIKQSANSVDKTSTPSKQ